From the Cloeon dipterum chromosome 4, ieCloDipt1.1, whole genome shotgun sequence genome, the window GAAGTCGTACTACCTAGTTTGCGCATTTTGCCGATGGACTTCACGAGAAGCATCCATTCCCGACCAAAATGTTGCCAACGGCGGATGGCCTGAGATAGATTGCCCGAACAGCAAAAGAGTTGCAGAGCTAGTGGACCATTATCAGGAGATAAGTCTGCAGGAGAAGGATGAGGAGGAACGCAAGAAGAAGTATCAGGTGCGTCCGTCGTACTTCCACTACGCCGAGAAGTATGGCCTGAGTGCAGCTCTGGCTAAGAAAAGGATGGGCGGCACTCCCCAGAGGGAGACCAGGACCCAGCAGTCGGCGCTGGTGCCTGCTGTTGCCTCTGAAGAGGTCGAGGAGCTCTCTGATAGCATCTTCTTTGAACAGCTGGAACTGAACAAGGTCACCACAATCAAGCAGAGATTGGCCTCTTCTGAAATTCAGCCAACCGTTGTTTCTCAGCTGTACCCACTGCACAAATCTTTGCTagtaagataaaaaaaattggagttaaaatttatttcccttacaaaaatattttacaaatttaattgaattttgatattaCTGTTTAGATCAATTTTACACTCACATCATTGAATTTAGCACCCAAGGATTCGttcattaaagaaaaaataagacaTTCTTCATTGAAAATCGTCTTTTTTACTTTGGCTATCACTTAGCCCTATATCATGTAGCCCTTGGAACATGCTTGGGGACACCCCTGCGGTCAGATAAGACCATCAGAAccggtaaaaataaaaccctgCGGCGTCAGGGTTTTATCATTCAATTCCCTTATTTAGCCACTTTACTCTTTACTGACGTGTGACGGGCTCTATATTGGTTTTATCTTGAAGATATGCAAACTGTTGGAACGGTCAAGTCAAGAGCTGTCAGAATATGTTCAACtcgtttcatttttactctatCTGGGTATCGCGAAATTCCCTGATGTTGGTTAGCTCCTAGAGGCTGATTTCCCCTTGATTGAACGGTCTCACACTTTTCCGTTTAACTTAACTCAAACaacatacaaaaaaaaatgctcagcAAAAAGTTGTTAAATGATGAACCATAATATAAAACACTTTCAATTCAAtcctttcagaaaaaaataatgtaagaAATTACCTAATTTTTGAACCAAGCTCACTTTGTTGGCAGAATAATCATGTGCTTTTCGGCACGGACTCTCCAACACAGATAAATATTGACTTTCAACTAGGAAtgtccgatttttttttatctttttacaATCATGTATCAAATGAATAAGAAGTAGAATTTATCAATCAAAGTCTGAAAATCTTTTGAATGTCTAGGATTAAACAAGAAATTTCTATTGTTCTATTCAGGTGAAGAGGTCTCTGCGCTGCCGAGACTGCGAGCACAATGTGAGCAAGCCAGAATTCAACCCTTCGTCCACGAAATTCAAGATCCAGCTGTCTGCCTTTTATCACGTGCCTGATGTCAAATTCCTCACTTGCGAGCCAGTGTTTATTGGAAAGCGCAGCGAACTGATCATCACAGTCTGCAACCCAACGCAGCACCAGAGCAGCTTCAAGATGCACCCTTTTGAGCTAAATCTTGGCGCAAAAGGTAGCGGAGATGCGGAAGAATCTGCCCCTGGTCTGAAGCTTTGCCTTCCTGAGAGTGCCAGGGATGCCCAGTTTAAGATCAACGGCACTATCAAACTACCCACAACGGAGTTCCAGTTGCTGCCCAGGGACGACACTGCCGAATTTGATGATTCAAACAAGGGACCGACCTTCAATGACGATCCCAAGGTCGTGGTGTGGAGGAGGGGCAATAAAATCGCCCTTAGAATGGCTGTGACCCCTGACGCTGATGCTGAAGGGGTATTGAGCATTGGCTTTGTGATAGAGTACAGCTATGTCAACACTATGACAACTCTGGAGAAGAAAGAGCCTCAGAAAGTGAAGCTCAAGACCCATATTTTGCTCCGGCCTGGACCGATTTTCAAGAGCTCCCAATAGCAGCTTTATCACCATTAATTTACTaccttatttatttatttatctacaTAATATATTGCACGTGAACTGGAAGCCAAGAAATGTTAAATCTGTCATCACTGTTTCGGGAACCTCCTTATCTTTAATATACGCATTATTTTAGTCATGGCTGATGTGACAGGATTGAGTGATGCTGATGCAAAGAAGAGTTGCCTCCAGCCTGATCCCTCTACCAAGGTGGGCTTAACCAAATCCTTTAACGCCACTtgtgacaattttatttaattttaggatttCATATTCCAACAAACCATGTACAGGATCAAAGATCCCAAGAAGTCCCTGGAATTCTACACTGGCGTCTTGGGCATGAGTATGCTTGAGAAGCTGGATTTccctgaaatgaaattttcgctCTACTTCATGGGCTATGAAAATCTCAGTGAAGCGCCCACAAACCGCCCAGATCATCTGCAATGGACCTTCACGCGCAAAGCCACTCTCGAGCTGACTCAGTAtgtagtgaaaattaattatatcgtTCTCTAAATTGACTGTTGTTTTTGTTAAGTAATTGGGGAACTGAAAACGATCCAGACCAGGTTTATCACAACGGCAACAGTGACCCTCGCGGCTTTGGTCACATTGGAATCACGGTGCCCAACGTTGAAGAAGCGTGCGAGCGATTTGAGACACTTGGCGTTGAGTTTGTCAAGAGGCCTAATGACGGTGAGTgctaatttttacttcaatatGGCAAAATTTCTGATTGTGCGGTATATTTAGGCAAAATGAAGGGGATTGCTTTCATCAAAGATCCTGACGGCTACTGGATTGAAATTCTCTCTGCTACCAACATGGCTTCCATGTAACACAATTAAATACGCTACACTAGCTAATTGGAAATATTGGTACGTTATTAAACgcttttttttttgtttacagaaacaactttattttttatctttaacaataaaaatacgtTTAGTCAGACGTCCATGAACAGTGATTTTGGTCTAGGAGTGATTTGCGGTGTGTGCGTcctgtatttttaaaagttcaatCAGATGCGTACAAACCAACACGGTCTAATGTTACCTGGATAATTTAGTACTGTGCAGCTCTCTCAAAGCTTCGTCTCGCTCATCCCTAAGCCGGCTAAGCTCAAACCTCAACTCCTTTAGCCTGTTGCTAAACTTTTCAGCCATCTGGCGCATTTCAATTTGGCTCCtgacaaaaatcatttctctTAGTCTATATAAAATAACGCTTTCTTCAAAACGTACTTTTCACTTATTGTTTGGTGCGCATTGACAATCGCATTCAATTCCTGGATGGTGGACTTTGTGCTTTTCTCCATCTCTGATATCCTCCATGTGAATTGTTGATCCCTGAGATGCAGGTCCTTGGCCAAATTGGACTCTCTGACTTTTGAGTGCTCCAGCTCCAAGGCCAGTGAAGACACTtgcttttccaaaattttgcatgTTTCCGAGATGCGTACTTCATTTGTTGTCCATCTAAATGGAGAGTTTTGCATGACTTGCTGTAATTGTAAGGGTCCTTTTACCTCTCTTGTTCCTCCCTGTAGTTTTGCTGCAGCATCAAGGCTTTCTTCTCAGCCGTGTTGCACCGCTTTTCCATATCCCTCAGCTGCATTTGAACAGCATGTAGTTTTGGCTCCAGCGAGGATTCCTTCAGTCTCACTGCCATCAATTCTTGCGCTTTTTGCTCAA encodes:
- the Glo1 gene encoding dynactin subunit 4 isoform X1, which produces MAFLMYGDPKVKYLCSCGSMKPISRIYFCRHCMKIKCGFCVSHEVDLHYCSNCLENLPSTEARLKKNRCGYCFDCPSCQISLNTRAVSQAVPNPDDPSKMLSKKSYYLVCAFCRWTSREASIPDQNVANGGWPEIDCPNSKRVAELVDHYQEISLQEKDEEERKKKYQVRPSYFHYAEKYGLSAALAKKRMGGTPQRETRTQQSALVPAVASEEVEELSDSIFFEQLELNKVTTIKQRLASSEIQPTVVSQLYPLHKSLLVKRSLRCRDCEHNVSKPEFNPSSTKFKIQLSAFYHVPDVKFLTCEPVFIGKRSELIITVCNPTQHQSSFKMHPFELNLGAKGSGDAEESAPGLKLCLPESARDAQFKINGTIKLPTTEFQLLPRDDTAEFDDSNKGPTFNDDPKVVVWRRGNKIALRMAVTPDADAEGVLSIGFVIEYSYVNTMTTLEKKEPQKVKLKTHILLRPGPIFKSSQ
- the Glo1 gene encoding lactoylglutathione lyase isoform X2 — its product is MADVTGLSDADAKKSCLQPDPSTKDFIFQQTMYRIKDPKKSLEFYTGVLGMSMLEKLDFPEMKFSLYFMGYENLSEAPTNRPDHLQWTFTRKATLELTHNWGTENDPDQVYHNGNSDPRGFGHIGITVPNVEEACERFETLGVEFVKRPNDGKMKGIAFIKDPDGYWIEILSATNMASM